One Pseudoalteromonas sp. UG3-2 DNA window includes the following coding sequences:
- a CDS encoding glycosyltransferase, producing the protein MKDIKATPLVTVYMPTHNRLTNLKRAIESVKQQSYTNWELLIVNDGSSDGTFEYLQGLDDSRIKVFHNESPQGACFARNVAINNAMGEFITGLDDDDEFTFDRLSFFINSWQEKYSFLCTPVTVCRNEKQQEHLYFIGEISLQDMLVVNKVGNQIFCKTEALKEINGFDASFKAWQDYDTWVRFLQRFGTGLKLPKSTYYQHESQSAASITRSPNRLTGFSQFLAKHQSLMSPSQLKAMECWRHIISGTWVPLSKLIGSDKGILKYSILHNCKLLIGR; encoded by the coding sequence ATGAAAGATATCAAAGCAACCCCTTTAGTTACTGTCTATATGCCCACGCATAATAGGTTAACAAACCTAAAAAGAGCCATTGAGAGCGTAAAGCAGCAATCCTACACCAACTGGGAGCTATTAATCGTAAACGATGGCTCATCTGATGGTACTTTCGAATATTTACAAGGGCTGGACGATAGCAGAATAAAAGTCTTTCATAATGAGTCACCTCAAGGCGCTTGTTTTGCCAGGAATGTCGCAATAAATAACGCTATGGGCGAGTTTATTACAGGATTAGACGATGACGATGAGTTTACCTTTGATAGATTAAGTTTTTTTATCAATTCGTGGCAAGAGAAGTACAGTTTTTTATGCACGCCAGTCACTGTATGTCGCAATGAAAAACAGCAAGAACATTTATACTTTATAGGTGAAATCAGCCTGCAAGACATGTTAGTAGTCAACAAAGTGGGTAACCAAATATTTTGTAAAACCGAGGCTTTAAAGGAAATTAATGGCTTTGATGCCAGTTTTAAAGCCTGGCAAGACTATGACACTTGGGTTAGATTCTTGCAGCGTTTTGGGACTGGTCTAAAGTTGCCGAAATCCACGTATTATCAACATGAAAGTCAATCTGCAGCAAGTATTACCCGCTCACCGAACCGCCTGACTGGTTTCAGTCAGTTTTTAGCCAAACATCAGAGTCTAATGTCTCCATCACAATTAAAGGCGATGGAGTGCTGGCGACATATCATTTCTGGCACCTGGGTGCCTTTGAGTAAACTGATAGGAAGTGATAAAGGGATACTTAAGTACTCCATACTGCATAATTGCAAGCTGCTTATAGGTAGATAG